Proteins encoded together in one Fimbriiglobus ruber window:
- the trpB gene encoding tryptophan synthase subunit beta produces the protein MAIASPSAPVSAVPNALGRFGQFGGRFVPETLMFALDQLDRAYQEAKNDPAFRTELRSLFNDYVGRPSRLYFAERLTKEAGGARIYLKREDMNHTGAHKINNALGQALLTRRMGKQRVIAETGAGMHGVATATAAALFGMTSRVYMGSEDIRRQELNVFRMKAMGTEVFPVTSGSKTLKDATNEAMREWMSSVESTHYIIGSVVGPHPFPMMVRDFQSVIGEETKEQCLEKVGRLPDVVVACVGGGSNAAGIFYPFADDDGVELVGVEAGGHSSTFGQHAATLSYGKPGVLHGSYSYVLQDEDGQTAPVHSISAGLDYPGVGPEHSYWNDAGRVRYCHVTDDEALDAFHLCSRLEGILPALETAHAIVETMRVAAKRSTDDVVVLNFSGRGDKDCAEVARVTAAKAAAKGHG, from the coding sequence ATGGCTATCGCATCCCCCTCCGCCCCTGTGTCCGCCGTGCCGAACGCCCTCGGGCGGTTCGGCCAGTTCGGCGGGCGGTTCGTGCCCGAAACCCTGATGTTCGCCCTCGACCAACTCGACCGGGCGTACCAGGAAGCGAAGAACGACCCCGCCTTCCGGACCGAACTCCGGTCGCTCTTCAACGACTACGTCGGCCGACCGTCCCGGCTCTATTTCGCGGAACGGCTCACGAAGGAGGCGGGCGGGGCGCGGATCTACCTCAAGCGCGAGGACATGAACCACACCGGCGCGCACAAGATCAACAACGCCCTCGGCCAAGCCCTGCTCACCAGGCGGATGGGCAAGCAGCGTGTCATCGCCGAGACCGGGGCCGGAATGCACGGCGTCGCCACGGCGACCGCGGCCGCCCTGTTCGGGATGACTAGTCGGGTCTACATGGGCTCGGAAGACATCCGGCGGCAGGAACTAAACGTCTTCCGGATGAAGGCGATGGGGACCGAGGTGTTCCCGGTCACGTCCGGCAGCAAGACGCTCAAGGACGCGACCAACGAGGCGATGCGCGAGTGGATGTCGTCGGTCGAGTCGACGCACTACATCATCGGCTCGGTCGTCGGCCCGCACCCGTTCCCGATGATGGTCCGCGACTTCCAGTCGGTCATCGGTGAAGAAACCAAAGAGCAGTGCCTGGAGAAGGTGGGGCGGCTGCCCGACGTCGTCGTGGCGTGCGTCGGCGGCGGCAGCAACGCGGCCGGAATTTTTTATCCGTTCGCGGACGACGACGGCGTAGAATTGGTGGGCGTCGAAGCCGGGGGGCACTCATCGACATTCGGCCAGCACGCGGCCACCCTCAGCTACGGCAAGCCCGGCGTCCTGCACGGCAGCTACAGCTACGTGCTACAGGACGAGGACGGCCAGACGGCCCCGGTCCATTCGATCTCGGCCGGCCTGGATTACCCCGGCGTCGGCCCCGAGCACAGCTACTGGAACGACGCCGGCCGGGTTCGGTACTGCCACGTCACCGACGACGAAGCCTTGGACGCATTTCACTTGTGTAGCCGACTGGAAGGCATCCTTCCCGCGCTGGAGACTGCGCACGCGATCGTCGAAACGATGCGCGTGGCGGCCAAGCGGTCGACGGACGACGTGGTGGTGCTGAACTTCTCCGGCCGCGGCGACAAGGACTGCGCCGAGGTGGCCCGCGTGACAGCGGCGAAAGCGGCGGCCAAGGGGCACGGGTAA
- a CDS encoding ATP-binding protein, whose translation MSYRAFKRLLGETSLERKCRWLLGSGVLVLMTVSFYIYSSQTEGLAYDQLAFTGRTLVAPIITRQHVGTSLRKESDLFGQDPEAARPGKLKDYKYKIIKPDATRPESQPSADDLAILQAFRADPRLTEDARSLPHLKEYYYYGAIRAGESCVACHRNQEAMSRYMDADEDRPAAGLANPALQPGDLMAVVRVELSTEMIEAGVHRNRALLIAFAIGTTFLILAGSYAVIRYVIVKPVKHLKAVSDAIAAGQLNVRSEIQTADEFEDLSDAFNRMLRNLTNVQERNRNLIADLDRKVDELARLNMALFESNRLKGDFLSTMSHELRTPLNSVIGFSEVLLNADNLSEKQHRWAANIMTSGQQLLAMINDILELAKAEAGKMRLHPEEMNVVAVCEQAAALYRQQAEKKNIDLRVQVAADVPKGRQDAGKLGQILNNLISNAIKFTPEGGRVTLRAATEGSQLVFTVTDTGVGIAAEEQELVFDKFRQASNPLTREQGGSGLGLSIVRELSKLLGGEVTLKSDLGRGSTFTVRVAARLKDDVSLAFDLPEEPVPPLRSLPPVPALREGTGDGIG comes from the coding sequence ATGTCTTATCGAGCCTTCAAGCGCCTACTCGGCGAGACGAGCCTGGAGCGGAAGTGTCGGTGGCTGCTCGGCAGCGGCGTCCTCGTCCTGATGACGGTCAGCTTTTACATCTACTCGTCCCAGACCGAGGGTCTCGCATACGACCAGCTCGCCTTCACCGGGCGAACACTCGTCGCCCCGATCATCACCCGCCAGCACGTCGGCACGTCGCTCCGCAAGGAATCCGACCTCTTCGGGCAAGACCCCGAAGCCGCCCGGCCGGGCAAGCTGAAAGACTACAAGTACAAGATCATCAAGCCGGACGCGACCCGCCCGGAGAGCCAGCCGAGCGCCGACGACCTGGCTATCCTCCAGGCGTTCCGCGCCGACCCGCGGCTGACCGAAGACGCCCGCTCCCTGCCGCACTTGAAAGAGTATTACTACTACGGCGCGATCCGGGCCGGTGAGTCCTGCGTGGCCTGCCACCGGAACCAGGAGGCGATGTCCCGCTACATGGACGCGGACGAAGACCGTCCCGCGGCCGGTCTCGCCAACCCGGCCCTCCAACCCGGCGACCTGATGGCCGTCGTGCGGGTCGAATTGTCCACCGAAATGATCGAGGCCGGCGTCCACCGGAACCGCGCCCTGCTGATCGCGTTCGCCATCGGCACCACGTTCCTGATCCTGGCCGGAAGCTACGCCGTCATTCGCTACGTGATCGTGAAGCCGGTCAAGCACCTCAAGGCCGTCTCCGACGCCATCGCCGCCGGGCAACTCAACGTCCGCAGCGAGATCCAGACCGCCGACGAGTTCGAGGATCTATCTGATGCGTTCAACCGGATGCTCCGGAACCTGACCAACGTCCAGGAGCGCAACCGGAACCTGATCGCCGACCTGGACCGCAAGGTGGACGAACTCGCCCGGTTGAACATGGCACTGTTCGAGTCGAACCGGCTCAAGGGCGACTTCCTCTCCACCATGAGCCACGAGTTGCGGACGCCGTTGAACAGCGTCATCGGGTTCAGCGAAGTGCTGTTGAACGCGGACAACCTGAGCGAGAAGCAGCACCGGTGGGCGGCCAACATCATGACCAGCGGCCAGCAACTGCTGGCGATGATTAACGACATCCTGGAACTGGCCAAGGCCGAGGCCGGGAAGATGCGGCTGCACCCGGAAGAGATGAACGTGGTGGCCGTCTGCGAGCAGGCGGCCGCGCTCTACCGCCAGCAGGCCGAGAAGAAGAACATCGACCTCCGCGTGCAGGTCGCGGCCGACGTTCCGAAGGGCCGACAGGACGCCGGCAAGCTCGGCCAGATACTCAACAACCTGATCTCGAACGCGATCAAGTTCACCCCCGAGGGCGGCCGCGTCACGCTCCGCGCCGCGACCGAGGGGAGCCAACTCGTCTTCACGGTCACGGATACGGGGGTGGGGATCGCGGCCGAGGAGCAGGAACTCGTCTTCGACAAGTTCCGCCAGGCGTCGAACCCGCTGACCCGTGAGCAGGGCGGGTCGGGGCTCGGCCTCTCGATCGTCCGGGAGTTGTCCAAGTTGCTCGGCGGCGAGGTGACGCTGAAGAGCGACCTCGGCCGCGGCAGCACTTTTACTGTGAGAGTGGCCGCCCGATTGAAGGACGACGTCTCACTGGCGTTCGACCTGCCCGAAGAACCCGTCCCGCCGCTACGGTCCTTGCCTCCCGTCCCCGCCCTTCGAGAAGGGACCGGGGACGGCATCGGGTAA
- a CDS encoding c-type cytochrome domain-containing protein, producing MTGRVIALVVFASVLSVSRVNAAELPSAGTSAKVSYYKDVRPILQQHCLGCHQPAKAGGLYVMTAFANLLKTGESGKPAVVAGKPEASFLLHEIQLKDGKAEMPKGRPPLKQLEIDLVAKWIKEGAADDTPASARAVVVDAKNPPQYSAPPVVTALAFSPDGRFLAVSGYHEVLLFAADGSHLISRLIGASERVQSLAFSPDGNRLAVAGGAPGRFGEIQIWTHDKDKLLVSTTVTFDTLYGVSWSPDGKVVGFGCSDNTVRAIDAATGAQVLQMGTHSDWIVGTTFSRDGLHLASVSRDMTMKLTEVPTQRFVDNVTSITPGALKGGLMAIDCRPFEEAKKAKIPTDTPNAAPKEYDELIAAGSDGTPRLYKMHREVPRVIGDDANRIKEYEALPGRVSCVRFDAEGDRFAAASSLDGKGEVRVYDVASGKKVVCEQVTGPAYVVAWSPTGKVVASAGFDGRIWLHDPATGKLLHSFVALPAEKISARQ from the coding sequence ATGACCGGACGAGTCATTGCCCTGGTCGTTTTCGCCTCCGTCCTTTCAGTGTCGCGTGTGAATGCGGCTGAGCTTCCGTCGGCTGGTACGTCGGCCAAAGTCAGTTACTACAAGGACGTGCGGCCGATTCTCCAACAACACTGCCTCGGTTGTCACCAACCGGCCAAGGCGGGCGGTCTGTACGTCATGACCGCGTTCGCGAACCTTTTGAAGACCGGAGAGAGCGGAAAGCCGGCGGTCGTGGCCGGGAAACCGGAAGCCAGCTTCCTACTTCACGAGATCCAACTTAAAGACGGCAAAGCGGAAATGCCCAAGGGGCGTCCCCCGCTGAAACAGCTCGAGATTGATCTGGTCGCGAAGTGGATCAAGGAAGGCGCGGCCGACGACACGCCGGCTTCCGCCAGGGCTGTGGTCGTCGATGCCAAGAACCCGCCCCAATACTCCGCGCCGCCCGTCGTGACCGCGCTCGCATTCTCGCCGGACGGCCGGTTCTTGGCCGTCAGTGGTTACCACGAGGTGCTGCTGTTCGCGGCCGATGGCTCGCATCTCATCTCGCGGCTGATCGGTGCGTCCGAACGGGTTCAGTCCCTGGCTTTCTCCCCGGACGGTAACCGTCTCGCGGTCGCCGGTGGCGCGCCCGGCCGGTTCGGTGAAATCCAGATCTGGACACATGACAAGGATAAATTGCTCGTCTCAACGACGGTGACGTTCGACACCCTGTACGGAGTGAGTTGGTCGCCGGACGGGAAGGTCGTCGGGTTCGGCTGCTCGGATAACACCGTCCGCGCGATCGACGCGGCCACCGGCGCCCAGGTTCTCCAGATGGGCACGCACTCGGACTGGATCGTCGGCACCACGTTTTCGCGAGACGGGTTGCACCTGGCGTCCGTCAGCCGGGACATGACGATGAAGCTCACCGAAGTCCCGACCCAGCGGTTCGTGGACAACGTGACCAGCATCACGCCCGGCGCGCTCAAGGGCGGGCTGATGGCGATCGACTGTCGGCCGTTCGAGGAGGCGAAAAAGGCTAAGATTCCGACCGATACACCGAACGCCGCCCCGAAAGAGTACGACGAACTGATTGCCGCCGGCTCCGACGGGACGCCGCGGCTGTACAAGATGCACCGGGAAGTTCCTCGGGTCATCGGCGACGACGCCAACCGCATCAAGGAGTACGAGGCTTTGCCGGGTCGCGTGTCGTGCGTCCGCTTTGATGCGGAAGGTGATCGCTTCGCCGCCGCCAGCAGCCTGGACGGCAAAGGCGAGGTCCGCGTGTACGATGTGGCCTCCGGCAAGAAGGTCGTGTGTGAACAGGTGACCGGCCCGGCTTACGTCGTGGCGTGGTCGCCGACCGGCAAGGTCGTCGCCTCGGCCGGGTTCGACGGCCGCATTTGGCTACACGACCCGGCGACCGGCAAGCTCCTCCACTCGTTCGTCGCCCTCCCCGCGGAAAAAATCAGCGCCCGGCAGTAA
- the mutM gene encoding bifunctional DNA-formamidopyrimidine glycosylase/DNA-(apurinic or apyrimidinic site) lyase has product MPELPEVETVVRDLRPLLVGKRLRAVRTGKQSLRRPWQAAWTRPLTGATVAAVRRRGKWILIDLDGKASSPRLLIHLGMTGQLTVAAASVPQPDHLHLWFDLDGGDQQLRFRDPRRFGSADVFPDETALEAFLAERLGPEPFDLDAAAFRASLRHTTRPIKAVLLDQTVVAGVGNIYADEALHRVGLHPETRAQTIGSARADALREAVTTVLLHAIENRGSSIRDYVDGEGQKGGFQHEFRVYGRGKEPCLTCATTIEVVRVAGRSSHFCPRCQKPSRARKKVAEP; this is encoded by the coding sequence ATGCCCGAACTGCCGGAAGTCGAAACCGTCGTCCGCGACCTGCGGCCGCTTTTGGTCGGCAAGCGGTTGCGTGCTGTTCGCACCGGCAAACAGAGCCTTCGCCGGCCGTGGCAGGCCGCGTGGACCAGGCCGCTCACCGGGGCGACCGTCGCGGCCGTCCGCCGGCGCGGGAAGTGGATCCTCATCGACCTGGACGGGAAAGCCTCCTCGCCGCGCTTGCTCATCCACCTTGGCATGACCGGACAACTCACCGTGGCGGCCGCGTCGGTGCCGCAGCCAGACCACCTGCATCTGTGGTTCGACCTTGACGGCGGGGACCAACAACTCCGATTTCGCGATCCCCGCCGGTTCGGCAGCGCGGACGTGTTCCCGGACGAAACAGCCCTCGAGGCCTTCCTCGCCGAACGACTCGGCCCCGAACCGTTCGACCTCGACGCGGCCGCGTTCCGCGCGTCCCTCCGGCACACAACCCGGCCGATCAAGGCGGTTCTTCTCGACCAGACCGTCGTGGCCGGCGTCGGCAACATTTACGCGGACGAGGCTCTTCACCGGGTCGGGCTCCACCCCGAAACGCGGGCACAAACGATCGGTTCCGCCCGCGCGGACGCCTTGCGGGAGGCGGTCACGACCGTACTCCTTCACGCCATCGAGAACCGCGGGTCATCAATCCGCGATTACGTGGACGGCGAAGGGCAAAAAGGTGGTTTCCAGCACGAGTTCCGCGTTTACGGCCGCGGCAAAGAGCCGTGCCTGACTTGTGCGACGACCATTGAAGTCGTCCGCGTCGCCGGCCGGTCGTCGCACTTTTGCCCGCGGTGCCAGAAGCCTTCGCGGGCGCGGAAAAAGGTAGCCGAACCGTGA